Sequence from the Actinomyces slackii genome:
CCAACAGGTAGTTGCACTTCATTACCAGTAACTGTAGCGTAGCACTGGTAACATATTGCAACTACTTGCGAGCGATGCTCGCGTGAGGTGAACACAGCATGCAGGCATTCGTCCTGGAGAAGTACGGCGCCCCCTTCAAGGAGGTGCTGATGCCGCGCCCCAAGCCCGGACCCGGCCAGGTGCTGGTGCGCGTGGCCGCCGCCGGCGTCAACCACGCCGATGAGCGCAGCCGTGCCGGCGAGTTCAAGGCGCTCTTCCGCCCTCGCCTGCCGGTCGTTGCCGGAGGGGAGCTCTCCGGCGAGGTCGTGGCCCTGGGCAGGGGCGTCTCGGGCTTCAGTGCGGGCCAGCCGGTGATCGCCTACACCGGAGCGATTCGGATGGGAGCCTGGGCCGAGTACGTCGTCGTCGACCAGGACGCCCTCGCACCCGCGCCCACGACCGTCCCGCTCGTCGATGCGGCCGCCCTTCCGGTGGTCGGACTCACCGCGTGGCAGGCGCTGGTGACGCTGGGGCGGATCACGGCGGGCAAGAGGGTGCTCATCCACGGAGGCACAGGGGGCGTGGGATCGGTCGCGATCCAGCTCGCCAAGCACTTGGGCGCGGAGGTCGCCACCACGGTCTCGGCCTCCAACGCCGACTTCGCCCGCAGCCTCGGGGCTGATGAGGTCATCGACTACCGCGGCGAGGACTTCGTCTCGCGGCTGGCGGGCAGCCCTGTGGATCTGGTGCTCGACACCCAGGGCGGCGACACGACGATGCGCTCGCTCGAGGTCCTTCGCCCCGGCGGACTGGTCGTTGGCATCGCCGCAACGCCCGACCCGGCGATGGCCGACCAGGCCGGTGCGCCCCTGCCGATCAAACTGGCCCTGGCCGCCATGAGCGCCAGGCTCCGACGCCGCGCCGCCAGGCTCGGGGTCCGTTACCGCTTCCTGTTCATCGAGCCCGATGGCGCGGCGCTGACGACGCTGGCCGGCCTGGTCGACGAGGGCGTGCTCAAGCCCGTCGTCGACCGTGTGCTGCCCTTCGCCCAGACGCGCCAGGCTCTCCAGCAGGTGCTCGCCGGAGGAGCCCGCGGCAAAGTACTGGTCTCCACCAGGCCCGACGCCGTGACCACGGAGGCCGCGCATGCCGCCGCCGATGCCCCCAGCTCCCGGCCAGGGCAGGCAGGAGACAACGCCGGCGAGCAGCGCCCCACCACCTGGTCCGAGACTCCCAACAGTCGGCTCGCCGTCGGCGGGGAGCATCTGGTCTACCGGGACCTGGGACCATTGGGAGGCACTCCCGTCATCCTGCTCACGCATCTGGGAGCCCCCCTTGATGAGTGGGACCCGGCGGTGGTCAATGCCTTGGCCGCCAACCACCGCGTCGTGGCCCTGGAGTTGACCGGCATGGGCAGCTCCACCGGCACCGTCCCGGGGACGATCCAGGAGATGGCCGGCACCGCGCGGGCCATGATCGCCAGCCTTGGATTCGAGCAGGTCGACCTGCTCGGCTTCTCCCTGGGCGGCTTCATCGCCCAGCAGATCGCTCTGGACGACCCTGCCCTGGTGCGCCGCCTGGTGCTGGCCGGCACCGGCCCCGCGGGCGGGCGCGGCATCGACCGTGTCACCGGAGGCGCGTACGTCTACTGGGACATGCTGCGCGGCGCCCTGCACCGCACCGACGCCAAGGAGTTCCTCTTCTTCCCCCGCACCCCTGCTGGCAGGGCCGCGGCCAAGGACTACCTCGCTCGCATCAAGGAGCGCGTGATGGCCCGCAACCGGCCGACGACGCTGGGCCGCCTCAACCGGCAGCTCGCCGCCGTGCGGCGGTGGGGCTCTCAGGAGCCGCAGGACCTGTCGAGGATCACGGCGCCGACCCTCATCGCCAACGGCGACCACGACCGCATGATCCCCTCCGGGCTCTCCGAGGACATGCACCGCCGCATCCCGGGCAGCACGCTGGTGATCTACCCCGACTCCGGCCATGGGGCCGTGTTCCAGCACCACGAGGACTTCACCCGGATCCTGCTGGACCACCTCGAGGCCTGAGGGGCGGTTCTCCGCCCCGCCCTTTCGCCGAGGTAGACATTTTCCGCCGAGATCGACGGAGAATGCGTCTACCTCGGCGGAAAATGTCTACCTCGGCGCGAGTGCGGGCGGGCGCGGGTGAGGGCAGGCACGGGTGTGCACGGGCAGCGGGCCGCAACCTGGGCGCGCCGGCCCGGGCACGGGTGGGGCATGCGAGAATCGGGGCGTGAGTCTCGATCCTTCCGCCGCGTCCGCCTCCTCTCCCGACTCCGATCTGCCCGACGTCGAGTCCCTGACCTATGAGCAGGCGCGCGAGGAGCTGGTCGGCGTCGTCCAGCGCCTCGAGGCCGGCTCGGCGCCCCTGGAGGACTCCCTGGCCCTGTGGGAGCGGGGCGAGGCCCTGGCCGCGCGCTGCCAGGTCTGGCTCGATGACGCCCGCGCCCGCCTGGCCGCCGTCGCCGAGCAGGAAGGACAGGACGGGCAGGACACTCAGGGCTAGCGAGACAGGCCCCGTCATTGCGCCCCGCGGGACGGGCGCCCTCGCTAGGCTGACCCCATGAGAGCGCCTCGAGGCCCTGGCCAGCCGACCGAGGCCTACCCAACTCGGCCGCACCGCCCGCTGTCCCAAAGGAGCACACCCATGAGCGCACCCGGCCGCCCCGGAACCGCCCTCGTCATCGGCGAGGCACTGGTCGACGTCGTCATCCACCCCGGCGCCGAGCCGGTCGACATCCCCGGGGGATCCCCCGCGAATGTGGCTCTGGGTCTGGCCCGCCTGGGCCGGGACGCCGAGCTCGACTGCTGGATCGCCACCGATCCCCGAGGCCGGGCGATCCGCTCCCACCTGGAGGCATCCGGTGTGCGCCTGACCCCCGGGGCCGACGCCGCCGAGCGCACCTCCACCGCCCAGGCCACCATCGGCGCGGACCGCGCCGCCACCTACGTCTTCGACCTGGACTGGAACCCGCCCTACCCCCACCGCCCCGAGGGCGCCGAGGCGCCCCTGCTGGTGCACACCGGATCGATTGCGGCGATCCTGGAGCCGGGGCGGGCCACCGTCGAGCAGGTGCTGCGCGATCACCGCGAGACCTCCACGATCTGCTACGACCCCAATGCCCGCCCCCAGCTCATGGGCTCCCCCGAGCAGGCTCGCGAGATCGTCGAGGGGCTCATCGCCCTGACCGACCTGGTCAAGTGCTCCGATGAGGACATCACCTGGCTCTACGGCGCCGACGCCGACCTGGAGTCCGTCCTGAGGGACTGGCTGGGCCTGGGGGCCGCCGTGGTCGTGGTGACCCGGGGCAAGAAGGGCGCCCTGGCCCTGACCAGCTCTGGCCTCAGGCTTGAGGTCCCGGCCGATCCGGATGTCGTCGTGGCGGACACGGTCGGCGCCGGGGACTCCTTCATGGGCGGTCTGGAGGACGCGCTGTGGAGCGAGGACCTCGTGGGGGCGGACCGCCGGGAGGCCCTGCACGCCCTCGACGCCGCCGCGCTGGAGCGGATCGTGCGCCACGCCGCCGCCATCGCCGACATCACCGTCTCGCGCGCCGGCGCCAACCCGCCCACTCGCGACGAGCTGCCCTGATCTGATCACCGGCCCGCCCCGGCCGCGGTGCGCGGGCCTGACTCGTGGGCCGGGCCCGTGGTCGGGGCTGCGCTCCGAGCGAGGAGCCCGGGCGGCCCTGCCCCTGGGCCCCGCTCAGGCGACGTATCAGGCGAAGAAGACCTCGTCGACCTGGAGGATCTCGAAGGTCTGGGTGGCGCGCACGCCGATGCCGTGGCGCATCATGAGTCCGGCCAGGCCCTCGCCGTCGATGAGCACGGTGCGGATGGCGGAGCGCTCGGCATAGGCCCAGGCGTCGGCGGTCAGCTCCCCGGTGGTGATGAACAGTCCCTGGACCAGGCCTCGGCGCTGGGCCTCGCGGACGAAGGCCTGGATGACGGGCCGCCCGGTGGGCAGGCCCGTGGGCGCCAGGCGCTTGGCCTGGACGTAGATGCGCGACAGTCCCAGGGAGTCATCCTCCAGGACCGCCTCGATGCCGCCGTCGGCCGTGGCGTGAGCCCGGGCCTCGTGCCCCTGGACGCCGTAGCCCATGGCCTCCAGGAGGGTCAGGATGGTGTGCCCGTAGCAGTCCGGGTCCTGGGCGTGGATGCGCTGGAGGAGCTCGGCGGTCACCGACTGGCGCAGGCGCTCGATGCCGTCGGCGATCTGATGGATGGGGTTGGCGACCTCGGCGCTGATGGTGCGCTTGATCGGGACCACGTTGGTGGCGTGGCGGCCGGCCATGCGGCGGCGGGCGACGGCGTACTCGGCGAGCCCGGCCACATCTTCCTGGGTCAGGCCCTCGGGGTACTCGTCGAGGATCTGGCGGCCCAGGTCGGTGATGCGGAACTGGCCTCGCGCGGGCCGCTCAATGGCGTCGATGCGCACCAGGTGGGACAGGGCCAGGGCGGCGCGGCTGTCACTGGGGCGGCGACCGCCCGGCAGCGCCTCGCGCTCGAGATCGGGGACGGTGGGGTCCTGCCCCAGCACGATCCTCTCCAGGACGCGGAACTGCTGGACCCGGCCGTCGTCGAGGATGCGCAGCAGGGGGACCAGGAGCTGCTCCCAGCTCAGGGAGGGCCGCATCCGCGGCTCGCGAGCCTGGGGAATGGCGCGCGTGTCATCGGGGGCGGGGTGCTCTGCGATGACCATGAGCCCAGTCTATGGGGCGGCGACTGTGGCGCGGCAAGTCTCAAGATGGCAACCTTTCGCGCCCATCCCGCCCCCCCTGGCGGGACCGGATCGCGACGGGTCCCACTGGGTCCCACTGGGTCCCGCACCGCGCCGGCGACCGGCGCGGGAGCCTGCGGCGTCGGCAGTGTCGGCAAAGTCGCCAGTGTCGCCAGTGTCGCCAGAGTCGGCGGGGCGACTACTCGAAGTAGTCCTCGTCGACCTCGACGATCCGCACCGTGTGGCGCTCCTGGACGCCCACCCCGTGGCGGATCATGAGGGAGGCCATGGTCCGACCGTCGATGAGGATGATGCGGCCGGCCGTCTCCTCGCGCGCGGCCTGCTCGGCGGCCTCGCTGAAGGCCCCGGTGGTCAGGAAGACGCCCCGGTCGGTCTGCGCGGCCGCCATGGCCTCGGCGAAGTCGTGGACGCCGGGGGCGGTGATGAGGCCCTCCCCCGCGCCGACGCCGGCCCCGGCGCGCACCGCGCGGACGTAGAGGCGGGCCAGCCCCAGGAAGTCCTGGTCGATGACGCCCTCCAGGCCCCCGCCCTTGGCCAGCCGGGCGCGCGCCGCGCCGCCCTCCGAGCCGCCATAGCCCATGGCCATGAGCAGGTCGAGGGCCGCCTGCTCGAAGAACACGGGGTCCTGGCTGTTCATCCGCGCCAGCAGGTCGGTGCCCACCGACTCGTGGAGGTGGTCAAGGACGTGGTCGATCTGCTCCAGGGGGTCGACGGCGGTGGCCGCCGCGTCGATGAACTGCTCGATGACCTTGGCGGCCGGCACGGTCGGGCGCTCCAGCTGGGGCCCGATGTAGCCCGGCAGGCTGCGCAGATGCTTCTCGATCATGCCGGTGGGGTGCTCGTCCAGCAGTTGCAGCCCGATCGGGGTGATGCGGTAGCTCGAGCGCAGGTGGCGCTCAACGGCTCCGCCCTGGGCCAGGTAGGACAGCGCCCAGCCCACGCGGTTGGCGGCCATGGACTCCCCCGAGGAGATGACGACCGCCTGCTGCTCCTGGCTCAGGGCGAGGCGGGCGATGACGAGCCGCTTGATCTCCCGGTTGCGCCGGACCTCGCCGTCGTCGAGGACCTGGAGGACCGGGGTCAGCATCTGCTCCCAGCCGGGGACCGGCACCACGCCGCCCATCAGGCCGAACTCCGAGTCGCGATCGGCTCGCACCCGAGCGCATGCCCGCCAGCGGTCGATACGGCGCAGCCCCTGCCCGCCCACGCTCTCATCGTTATCATCTGTACACCGTACCGTCACCTTCCTGCACGGCGCATCCGATTCAATGCTGCGGCATGCCTCACTCGGGCTCGCCGAGGCGGGCGGTGCTCACCGGGTTGCCGTGCTCGGCGATGAGGCTGATGACATCCTCGGCGCCCACCCAGGCGGTGGCCGTGTTGTCGTTGGGATGGATGCCCATGACTCCGCCGAGGAAGAACTCATCGATGTAGACCTCCACATCCCGGGCCTCGTTGTTGAGCACGGCGAAGGGCCCCACGGCCCCCTTGGCCACCGCCATGCGCGCGGCCAGGTCCGCCTCGGAGGCGAAGGACAGGCGGCGCGAGCCGATGACCTCCTGGATGTGGCGCAGGTTGACCGGCTGCTCGCCGGGGACCACGATGAGGTAGTAGTGGCGCTTCTTGTCGTCGCGGATGAAGAGGTTCTTGGCGATCCGGTCGGGGTGGGGCAGGCCCGCCTCGATCATGGCCTCGATGGTGAAGACCGGCTCGTGCTCGCTGAGCTCGTAGTCGATCCCGCGCTCCTCAAGGAGGGCGATGACGTCCTGGCGTGCACTCATCTGCTGCTGCCTCTCTGCTGGGTGGCCCGGGCCCATCCCCGGGGAGCACCAGGGTATGCGACGACGGCGCAGGGCACCGGCCCTCGGGGAGCCCCGTTCCTTGGTGGTGGTCCTCGATGGTCCGGGGCCGGGCCGGCTGGCGCCGGCATGATGCCCTGTCCCTGTCCCACCAATGATCCGGGGGTTTGACCCGGGGGCTGTCGGCGGCGCGGGGGCCGCCGTGGCCCGGGCCCGCGCAGCAGCGGCGCGGCTCTCAGGGCTGGGGCGGCACCGGCGTGGCGACGTAGACGGACTCCAGGTACTCCCCGATGCCCTCCTTGCCGCCCTCGCGGCCCATGCCCGAGTGCTTGACGCCCCCGAAGGGCGCGCCCGCGTTGGAGATCGTCGCCGAGTTGACCCCGAGCATCCCCACCTCCAGGCGCTCGGCCAGCCGCATGGCGCGACCCGCGTCGCGCGTGTGCAGGTAGGCGGACAGGCCCACGGCATCGGCGTTGACCCAGTCCACCACCTCGCCCTCGGTGCGGAAGGGCGCCACGGGGGCCACCGGCCCGAAGATCTCCTGGGTCATGATCTCGGCGTCGGGCGCCACGTCCACCAGGACCGTGGGCGGGTAGAAGAAGCCGGGCCCCTCGGGGATCCGGCCGCCGATCAGCGCCCGGGCACCGCCGGCCAGGGCGCGGTCTACCAGGCCGGCGACGTCGTCGCGCTGGCGGGCCGAGATGAGCGGGCCCACGTCCACGCCCTCCTCCAGGCCACTGCCCAGGCGCAGGGCCCCCAGCTCGCGGGTGAGGGCCGCGACGAACTCCTCGTAGACGCCCTCCTGGACGAAGACGTGGTCGGCGGCATTGCAGGCCTGCCCCATGTTGCGCATCTTCGTGGCCACGGCCGCGCTGACGGCGGCGGGGATGTCGGCGTCGTCGAAGACGATGAAGGGGGCGTTGCCGCCCAGCTCCATAGAGGTGCGCAGCACATTGTCCGCCGCCTGGCGCAGGAGCGCCTTGCCCACCTCTGTTGAACCGGTGAAGGAGAGCTTGCGCAGTCGGGGGTCGGCCATGAGCGCCGAGCCCACGCCCCGGGAGTCCTGGGTGGGCAGGACCGACAGGACGCCGTCGGGCAGGCCGGCCTCGGACATGATCCGGGCGAAGAGCAGGGCGGTCAGGGGCGTGTCCCGGGCGGGCTTGAGGATGGCGGTGCAGCCCGCGGCGAAGGCGGGGCCGGCCTTGCGGGTGGCCATGGCCAGGGGGAAGTTCCACGGGGTGATGAGCAGGCAGGGCCCCACAGGACGGCGCAGCACCGTGGCCTGGAGGTGCCCCTCGGGCACGCGGAAGTAGTCGCCGCGCACGCGCACGGCCTCCTCGGCGAACCAGCGCATGAACTCCGCCCCGTAGGCGACCTCCGCGCGGGACTGGGCCAGCGGCTTGCCCATCTCCAGGGTCATGAGCAGGGCGAGGTCATCGCTGTAGGTGGTGGTCATGAGCTCGAAGGCCCGGCGCAGGATCTCACTGCGCTCGCGCGGGGAGGTGGCAGCCCACGGCCCCTGGGCGGCGGCGGCCGCATCCATGGCGGCGACCGCATCCCGCTCCTCGGCACTGGCCACCCGCGCCAGCGCCTGGCCGGTGGCGGGGTTCAGGACCTCCAGCTCCCGTCCCGAGGCCCCGGGGACGAACTCCCCGCTCAGGAAGATCCCGGTGGGGATGCGGCTGAGCAGATCCCTGCTCAGGTCATCGAGCTCGCGCTCGGGCGGGCTGTCAGATGCGGTCTTGTCGCTGGCGTGGCTCATCTCTCTTCTCCTTCGAAGGCGCCCATCCATCCTCGCACGGGGCGCCCGGCCCGGGCCAGGGGCGGCGCGGACGAGCCTTTGCGTCGAGAACGAGCCTTTGCGTCAATCACCCCTGTGCTAACCCCCGTCGGATGACGCGAACCCTCGTCCGATACGCAGACCCTCGTCCGCGACGCATCCTCTCGCGCTCGGCGCGAACCGGCGCGGGACAGCCTCCCGCCCTACTTGCCCAGGCGCCGCTCACGGCGGGCGTAGTCGCGCAGGGCCCGCAGGAAGTCCACGCGGCGGAAGGCCGGCCAGTTGACCTCGCAGAAGTAGAACTCGGAGTGGACCGACTGCCACAGCAGGAAGCCGGAGAGGCGCTGCTCGCCGGAGGTCCGGATGACCAGGTCGGGGTCGGGCTGGCCCTTGGTGTAGAGGTGGGCGGTGATGTCCTCCTCGCTCAGGGAGGCGGCCACCTCCTCCAGGCTGGCCCCGGCTGCGGCGCGCTCGCGCAGCAGGGCGCGCACGGCGTCAGCGATCTCCTGGCGCCCCCCGTAGCCCACGGCGATGTTGACCTGCATGCGCTCATCGGCCTCGTGGTCCGCCGAACCGGCATCGGCGGATGCGCCGTCGCCAGGGCCCGCGGGGGCGGTGGAGGACACGGAGGTCTGGAGGCGGCGGGCCACCGGCTCGGGCAGCAGCTCGACGGCGCCCACCAGGCGCAGCCGCCAGCGCTCAGCGGCCGCGAGCTCGTCGACAGCGGCGGCGATGATGTCCAGCAGTGGGGAGAGCTCCGCGGGATCGCGGGCCAGGTTGTCCGTGCTCAGCAGCCACAGGGTGACCACGCGAACCCCGGCCTGCTCGGCCCAGGTGAGGAACTCGGCGATCTTGTCCGCCCCGCGCTTGTGCCCCTGGGAGGGGCCGATCCCCATCGCCTTGGCCCAGCGGCGGTTGCCGTCCAGGATGACGCCGACATGCCGGGGAGCCTTGGCCGGGTCCATGCGCGCGGTCAGGCGGCGCACATAGAGGTCGTAGAGGAGGTTGTCGCCTGCCATGGATCTCCCCGGGGATCAGAGGTCGGGGCCCGACGACGCCGGGCTTGCCCAACGGTACCGCGCCGGGCACCGCGCCGCCCTGCGCTCAGGAGCCGATGGCAGGGCTGGAGGGGCGCGCAGCAGGACCCGGCGGGCAGGATGGGTCCTTGTCAGGGCGATCGGTCTCGGCCCTCAGCGCCTGCTCCGGGCCTCTGGCCCGGGCCTGCCGGGCAGAGTCAAGCGGAGTCGGGCAGAGTCGAGCAGAGTCGAGCAGAGTGAGCAGAGCCGGGCGGCCGCTGGGAGCTGTGCCCCGCGCCTGTCCCGACAGCGCGCGATGGCAGGGGCGCGGGGCGAGTCACCGGGCCGCTGCCGAATCACTGAGGCGGGCGCCACGCCGCCGGTGCGCCTGCCCAGGAGTAACCTACTCCTCCGTAACCTACGGAATCGTAACTTGCGGATTCGGCCCGCCCGAGCAGAAGGAGGACCATGAGCGCAGCCGCGACCAACAAGCACTCCCGCACCGCCCACGCGGGCGTCGTCGCCTCGATGAAGCCCCGCCTGCGCGGGTGGATCCACGCCGGAACCGCGCCCCTGGCCCTGGCCGCATGCATCGTGCTGACCGCCCTGGCCCCGGGGGCAGGCCTGACATGGGCCTGCGCCATCTACCTGGTCTGCTCCCTGCTGCTCTTCGCCAACTCCGGGGTCTACCACATCGGCTCAGGGCACTGGCCCGCCCGGGTCACCGCCGTCCTGAGGCGCATCGACCACGCCAATATCTACCTGCTCATCGCCGGCACCTACACCCCGCTGTCCGTGGCCCTCCTGCCTCCCAGCACGGCGGCGCTGGTGCTGGGCATCGTCTGGGCGGGCGCGGGCATCGGCACCGCCACCAACCTGCTGTGGATGAGCGCGCCGCGGTGGTTCACCGCCGGGCTCTACGTGATCCTGGGCTGGGTGGCGATCTGGTTCCTGCCGCAGTTCTGGACCAACGGCGGGCCCGCCATCGTCTGGCTGCTGGTGGCCGGCGGGGTGACCTACACGCTGGGCGCGGTCATCTACGCCCGCAAGCTGCCCAACCCCTCCCCGCGCTGGTTCGGCTTCCACGAGGTCTTCCACGTGTGCACCGTGGCGGCCTGGGCGTGCCAGTGCGTGGCCTGCTACCTGGCTGTGCTCTGAACCGCCCCCACGAGGTCCTCTCATCCGGGGATTGGGTACATTCTGCTCCACCGGCAGCGACGCCGCCCCATCCCGCCCGAACGGAGAATCGCGTGACCAAGAGCAAGAAGAGCGCCGCATCCACGCACTGGAGCGCCGACCCTCGCACGGCGCTGCGCGTGGGCCAGGGCATTGACCTATCCGCACTGGACCGGGCCTCCACCCCCGGCTGGCAGGGCGATGAGGACGCGGCCGTGGCCTGGACCCAGCAGATCACCCCCTTGCTCTCCGAGCTCCAGGAGCGCCTCTTCGCCGCCTCCCGGGCGGGCGGCTCCAGGCGCATCCTGCTCGTGGTCCAGGGCCTGGACACGGCCGGCAAGGGCGGGATCGCCCGGCATGTCATGGGACTGGTCGACCCCCAGGGCGTGCGCCTGACCGCCTTCAAGGCCCCCACCGCCGAGGAGCGCGCCCATGACTTCCTGTGGCGCATCCGCAAGGCCATCCCCGAGGCCGGGATGATCGGCATGTGGGACCGCTCCCACTACGAGGACCTATTGGTGCCCCTGGTATCCGGCGACCTGGACGAGCAGGCGATGGCCGATCGCATCGCGCAGATCCATGAGTTCGAGCGCGAGCTCATCGCCCAGGGCACCACGATCATCAAGGTCGCCCTGCTCATCTCCCACACCGAGCAGGGCCGGCGCCTCCTGGAGAGGGTGGACCGCCCGGACAAGCACTGGAAGTACTCCCCCGGGGACATGGATGTGCGCGACCAGTGGGAGGACTACCAGGCCGCCTACCAGCGGGTGCTGGAGGAGACCTCCTTCCCCGAGGCCCCCTGGCATGTCATCCCCGCCGATCACAAGTGGTACGCCCGCCTGTCGGTGACCTGCCTGCTCGCCCAGGCGCTGGCGGATCTGGACCTGTCATGGCCGCAGGCCCGCTTCGACGTCGAGGCCGAGCGCCAGCGGGTGCGCGCCAGCCTGGAGCAGGGCGCTCTGGCCGATTACGACCAGGCCCGCCGCGCCAAGCAGGGCAAGGCCACCAAGCGCGCGCGGGCCATGGAGGCCGCCATCGAGGCCCTGCCGGGACGCTGAGCCCCGGGCAGAACTACCCCCACCGATCACGTCGCCCCAGGTCACGGGCGATCCGACCACAGCACGGCCTCACGCTCCCCGGGAACTCCCAGGCAAAGCACAGACTGCGGCGTAGACTCGCCCATCAAAGCCGCTTGGGCCCGTGTTGGGGCGACCGAGCGCCGTCGTCGTCCCACCGGCCGGCGAGGGCACCACCGAGGACAACCCGAGGAGCAGATATGTCCGAGCAGACGCAGGGCACGTGGCTGACCCAGGAGGCCTACGACCGTCTGGCCGCCGAGCTGGAGCACCGCAAGACCGCCCAGCGCAAGGAGATCGCCCAGCGCGTGGAGGACGCGCGCCAGGAGGGCGACCTGCGCGAGAACGCCGGCTACCACGCCGCCCGCGAGGAGGCCGGGCTCAACGAGGCCCGCATCATCCAGCTCGAGGAGACACTGGACAACGCCCAGATCGGCGAGGCAGCCGCTGACGGCTCGGTATCAGCGGGCACCATCGTCACCGCGAAGGTCGCGGGCAAGGAGCAGGTCTTCGCCCTGGGCGGCCAGGAGATCACCGCCGACGTCCCCGAGGGTGTCAAGGTCTTCTCCCCCGACGCCCCGCTGGGCCAGGCCCTCATGGGCCACCGCGCCGGGGACACGGTCTCCTACGAGGCCCCCAACGGCCGCGAGATCACCGCCGAGATCGTCGAGGTCACGCGGGTGTGAGCCCCGGGCGCGCCAGCGCCCACCGACTGCCCCACGAGCGCCCTGGCGGATCCGCATCCGCCAGGGCGCTCACTGGTGCGGCGGGCCACGGAGCCGCACCATGCGCCGAGACCGGCATTCCGCCCGCCACCGCGCCGGGACCGACGCCATCACCGTCGGTCCCGGCGCAGCATGCCGGTTTCGACAAGAGGTTTCGACACGAAGTTTCGACAAGAACAGGCGGCGCAGTAGCGTGCCGTCATGACGATGACACCAACGCGCAACCCCGACCTGCCCGGCCGCGAGGACTCCATCCTTCCCGCGCCCGGCGACCACGTCGTCCTGGGCACCCCGCTGAACGGGCCCTGGCCCCAGGGCACCGAGGTCATCTACCTGGCGGG
This genomic interval carries:
- the trhA gene encoding PAQR family membrane homeostasis protein TrhA, with the protein product MSAAATNKHSRTAHAGVVASMKPRLRGWIHAGTAPLALAACIVLTALAPGAGLTWACAIYLVCSLLLFANSGVYHIGSGHWPARVTAVLRRIDHANIYLLIAGTYTPLSVALLPPSTAALVLGIVWAGAGIGTATNLLWMSAPRWFTAGLYVILGWVAIWFLPQFWTNGGPAIVWLLVAGGVTYTLGAVIYARKLPNPSPRWFGFHEVFHVCTVAAWACQCVACYLAVL
- a CDS encoding PPK2 family polyphosphate kinase; the encoded protein is MTKSKKSAASTHWSADPRTALRVGQGIDLSALDRASTPGWQGDEDAAVAWTQQITPLLSELQERLFAASRAGGSRRILLVVQGLDTAGKGGIARHVMGLVDPQGVRLTAFKAPTAEERAHDFLWRIRKAIPEAGMIGMWDRSHYEDLLVPLVSGDLDEQAMADRIAQIHEFERELIAQGTTIIKVALLISHTEQGRRLLERVDRPDKHWKYSPGDMDVRDQWEDYQAAYQRVLEETSFPEAPWHVIPADHKWYARLSVTCLLAQALADLDLSWPQARFDVEAERQRVRASLEQGALADYDQARRAKQGKATKRARAMEAAIEALPGR
- a CDS encoding GreA/GreB family elongation factor; translated protein: MSEQTQGTWLTQEAYDRLAAELEHRKTAQRKEIAQRVEDARQEGDLRENAGYHAAREEAGLNEARIIQLEETLDNAQIGEAAADGSVSAGTIVTAKVAGKEQVFALGGQEITADVPEGVKVFSPDAPLGQALMGHRAGDTVSYEAPNGREITAEIVEVTRV